The Geotrypetes seraphini chromosome 8, aGeoSer1.1, whole genome shotgun sequence genome includes a region encoding these proteins:
- the SUPT5H gene encoding transcription elongation factor SPT5 isoform X1, with amino-acid sequence MSDSEDSNFSEDESERSSEAEEVENEEAEEERASAAGSEKGEEEEEAEEEEDEDEYDEEEEEEDEDRPRKQARHGGFILDEADVDDEYEDEDQWEDGAEDILEKEEIEASNIDNVVLDEDRSGARRLQNLWRDQREEELGEYYMKKYAKSSVGEHIYGGSDELSDDITQQQLLPGVKDPNLWTVKCKIGEERSTVISLMRKFIAYQFTDTPLQIKSVVAPEHVKGYIYVEAYKQTHVKQAIEGVGNLRMGYWNQQMVPIKEMTDVLKVVKEVTNLKPKSWVRLKRGIYKDDIAQVDYVEPSQNTISLKMIPRIDYDRIKARMSLKDWFAKRKRFKRPPQRLFDAEKIRSLGGDVTSDGDFLIFEGNRYSRKGFLFKSFAMSAVITEGVKPTLSELEKFEDQPEGIDLEVVTEGTGKEREHNLQPGDNVEVCEGELINLQGRVLSVDGNKITIMPKHEDLKDMLEFPAHELHKYFRMGDHVKVIAGRYEGDTGLIVRVEENFVILFSDLTMHELKVLPRDLQLCSDTASGVDVGGQHEWGELVQLDPQTVGVIVRLERETFQILNIHGKVVTIRHQAVTRKKDNRFAVALDSEQNNIHVKDIVKVIDGPHSGREGEIRHIFRGFAFLHCKKLVENGGMFVCKTRHLVLAGGSKPRDVTNFAFGGFAPMSPRISSPIHPSGGGQRGGFTGGSMGRGRRDNDLIGQTVRISQGPYKGYIGVVKDATESTARVELHSTCQTISVDRQRLTTLGAKRPGGMTSTHGRTPMYGSQTPMYSSGSRTPMYSSQTPLHDGSRTPHYGSQTPLHDGSRTPAQSGAWDPNNPNTPSRVEEEYDYGYDDEPSPSPQGYGGTPNPQTPGYPDVPSPPVNAQYNPQTPGTPAMYNTDQFSPYAAPSPQGSYQPSPSPQSYHQVAPSPVGYQNTHSPASYHPTPSPMAYQASPSPSPVGYSPMTPGAPSPGGYNPHTPGSSIEQSSSEWVTTDIQVKVRDTYSDSQVVSQTGVIRSVTGGMCSVFLQDSEKVVSISSEHLEPITPTKNNKVKVILGEDREATGILLSIDGEDGIVRMEQDESLKILNLRFLGKLET; translated from the exons ATGTCAGACAGTGAAGACAGTAACTTCTCGGAGGATGAGAGCGAGCGTAGCAGTGAGGCAGAGGAAGTAGAGAATGAG GAAGCAGAGGAAGAGCGAGCCAGTGCAGCAGGTAGTGAGAAGggagaagaagaggaggaggcagaggaggaagaagatgaagatgaatatgatgaagaggaggaagaagaggatgaAGATCGGCCTCGGAAACAGGCACGGCATGGAGGATTCATCTTGGATGAAGCTG ATGTAGATGATGAGTATGAAGATGAAGACCAATGGGAAGATGGTGCAGAGGATATTCTAGAGAAAG AAGAGATAGAAG CCTCTAACATCGACAATGTTGTTCTGGACGAAGATCGGTCCGGAGCCCGTAGGCTTCAGAACTTATGGAG AGACCAGAGGGAAGAGGAGCTTGGAGAATATTACATGAAAAAATATGCCAAATCCTCCGTGGGAGAACA CATATATGGCGGATCTGATgagctttctgatgacatcacccagcaGCAGTTATTGCCTGGAGTCAA AGACCCCAACCTGTGGACAGTGAAATGCAAG ATTGGAGAGGAGCGTTCCACAGTCATATCTTTGATGAGAAAATTCATTGCTTACCAGTTTACAGACACG CCTTTACAGATTAAGTCCGTGGTGGCCCCTGAGCATGTGAAAGGTTATATCTATGTGGAGGCATACAAGCAGACTCATGTGAAGCAGGCCATTGAGGGGGTGGGCAACCTACGCATGGGCTACTGGAATCAGCAGATGGTGCCTATCAAAGAAATGACAGATGTGCTGAAGGTGGTGAAGGAAGTGACCAACTTAAAGCCCAAATCCTGGGTCCGCCTGAAGAGGGGTATCTACAAGGACGACATTGCTCAG GTGGATTATGTGGAGCCAAGTCAGAACACCATTTCACTGAAGATGATTCCAAGGATCGATTATGACCGGATAAAGGCCCGAATGAGTCTG AAAGACTGGTTTGCAAAGCGGAAGAGGTTCAAGAGACCACCACAGAGGCTCTTTGATGCTGAAAAGATCCG GTCCCTAGGTGGAGATGTCACCTCCGATGGGGATTTCCTAATTTTTGAGGGGAATCGCTATAGTCGGAAAGGCTTTCTGTTCAAGAGCTTTGCCATGTCAGCTGTT ATCACAGAGGGAGTGAAGCCCACTCTGTCCGAGCTGGAGAAGTTTGAAGATCAACCTGAGGGAATCGACTTGGAGGTGGTAACAGAGGGCACAG GAAAAGAACGGGAGCACAACTTGCAGCCCGGGGACAATGTTGAAGTGTGTGAAGGAGAATTGATCAATCTCCAGGGCCGAGTCCTGAGTGTGGATGGAAACAAGATCACTATTATGCCCAAACATGAGGACCTCAAG GATATGCTGGAGTTTCCTGCCCATGAACTGCACAAGTACTTCCGCATGGGAGATCATGTGAAAGTGATCGCAGGTCGCTATGAGGGAGACACAGGGCTAATAGTACGGGTTGAGGAGAACTTCGTGATCCTGTTCTCGGACCTCACCATGCATGAG CTGAAGGTACTCCCACGGGACCTTCAGCTGTGCTCAGACACAGCCTCAGGAGTGGATGTGGGGGGCCAACATGAGTGGGGAGAGTTGGTACAACTGGACCCTCAAACAGTGGGTGTCATTGTTCGTCTAGAGAGAGAAACCTTCCAG ATTCTGAATATACACGGGAAAGTGGTAACCATACGACACCAAGCTGTGACCAGGAAGAAGGACAATCGCTTTGCAGTGGCACTGGACTCCGAGCAGAACAATATTCACGTCAAAGACATTGTCAAAGTCATTGATGGGCCCCATTCG GGTAGAGAAGGAGAAATCCGCCATATTTTCCGAGGCTTTGCTTTCCTGCACTGTAAAAAGCTAGTGGAGAATGGAGGAATGTTTGTTTGCAAAACCCGCCATCTGGTCTTGGCTGGGGGCTCAAAG CCCCGAGATGTCACAAATTTTGCATTTGGTGGCTTTGCTCCAATGAGTCCACGGATCAGCAGCCCTATACACCCCAGTGGAGGAG GTCAGCGAGGTGGATTTACTGGAGGTTCGATGGGCCGTGGTCGCAGGGACAATGATTTGATTGGTCAGACAGTCCGGATATCCCAGGGACCATATAAGG GCTACATTGGAGTTGTAAAGGATGCCACAGAGTCCACGGCTCGTGTAGAGCTTCATTCCACGTGCCAGACCATCTCAGTGGACCGTCAACGCCTCACAACACT GGGCGCAAAGCGGCCAGGCGGAATGACCTCTACCCATGGCCGAACTCCCATGTATGGTTCCCAGACACCTATGTACAGCTCGGGCTCCCGGACACCTATGTATAGCTCTCAGACGCCACTCCATGATG GAAGCAGGACCCCTCACTACGGTTCCCAGACACCGCTTCATGACGGGAGCCGAACGCCAGCACAGAGTGGAGCCTGGGACCCTAACAACCCAAACACTCCTTCCAG AGTGGAGGAAGAATATGATTATGGATATGATGATGAGCCTTCACCTTCGCCACAAGGTTATGGGGGAACCCCTAATCCCCAGACCCCAGGATACCCTGACGTGCCCTCGCCACCAGTTAATGCTCAGTACAACCCACAGACACCAGGAACACCGGCCAT GTACAACACAGATCAGTTTTCTCCATATGCTGCTCCCTCGCCCCAGGGCTCCTATCAGCCGAGTCCAAGTCCACAGAGCTACCACCAGGTGGCACCAAGTCCAGTTGGTTACCAGAACACTCATTCGCCTGCCAGCTACCACCCTACGCCTTCTCCCATGGCTTACCAA GCCAGCCCAAGTCCTAGTCCTGTGGGATATAGTCCCATGACGCCTGGCGCTCCTTCCCCAGGTGGCTATAACCCCCATACCCCTGGGTCTTCTATTGAGCAAAGCTCCAGTGAATGGGTAACCACTGATATTCAGGTCAAAGTTCGTGACACCTACTCAGACAGTCAGGTAGTGAGCCAGACAGGAGTCATCCGCAGTGTGACG GGTGGTATGTGTTCAGTCTTCCTGCAGGATAGTGAGAAGGTTGTCAGCATTTCCAGTGAGCACTTAGAGCCCATTACACCAACTAAAAACAATAAG GTGAAGGTGATTTTGGGGGAGGACAGAGAAGCCACTGGCATCCTCCTGAGTATTGATGGCGAGGATGGCATTGTGCGAATGGAGCAGGATGAAAGTTTGAAGATCTTAAACCTTCGCTTCCTGGGGAAGCTGGAAACGTAG
- the SUPT5H gene encoding transcription elongation factor SPT5 isoform X2 gives MSDSEDSNFSEDESERSSEAEEVENEEAEEERASAAGSEKGEEEEEAEEEEDEDEYDEEEEEEDEDRPRKQARHGGFILDEADVDDEYEDEDQWEDGAEDILEKASNIDNVVLDEDRSGARRLQNLWRDQREEELGEYYMKKYAKSSVGEHIYGGSDELSDDITQQQLLPGVKDPNLWTVKCKIGEERSTVISLMRKFIAYQFTDTPLQIKSVVAPEHVKGYIYVEAYKQTHVKQAIEGVGNLRMGYWNQQMVPIKEMTDVLKVVKEVTNLKPKSWVRLKRGIYKDDIAQVDYVEPSQNTISLKMIPRIDYDRIKARMSLKDWFAKRKRFKRPPQRLFDAEKIRSLGGDVTSDGDFLIFEGNRYSRKGFLFKSFAMSAVITEGVKPTLSELEKFEDQPEGIDLEVVTEGTGKEREHNLQPGDNVEVCEGELINLQGRVLSVDGNKITIMPKHEDLKDMLEFPAHELHKYFRMGDHVKVIAGRYEGDTGLIVRVEENFVILFSDLTMHELKVLPRDLQLCSDTASGVDVGGQHEWGELVQLDPQTVGVIVRLERETFQILNIHGKVVTIRHQAVTRKKDNRFAVALDSEQNNIHVKDIVKVIDGPHSGREGEIRHIFRGFAFLHCKKLVENGGMFVCKTRHLVLAGGSKPRDVTNFAFGGFAPMSPRISSPIHPSGGGQRGGFTGGSMGRGRRDNDLIGQTVRISQGPYKGYIGVVKDATESTARVELHSTCQTISVDRQRLTTLGAKRPGGMTSTHGRTPMYGSQTPMYSSGSRTPMYSSQTPLHDGSRTPHYGSQTPLHDGSRTPAQSGAWDPNNPNTPSRVEEEYDYGYDDEPSPSPQGYGGTPNPQTPGYPDVPSPPVNAQYNPQTPGTPAMYNTDQFSPYAAPSPQGSYQPSPSPQSYHQVAPSPVGYQNTHSPASYHPTPSPMAYQASPSPSPVGYSPMTPGAPSPGGYNPHTPGSSIEQSSSEWVTTDIQVKVRDTYSDSQVVSQTGVIRSVTGGMCSVFLQDSEKVVSISSEHLEPITPTKNNKVKVILGEDREATGILLSIDGEDGIVRMEQDESLKILNLRFLGKLET, from the exons ATGTCAGACAGTGAAGACAGTAACTTCTCGGAGGATGAGAGCGAGCGTAGCAGTGAGGCAGAGGAAGTAGAGAATGAG GAAGCAGAGGAAGAGCGAGCCAGTGCAGCAGGTAGTGAGAAGggagaagaagaggaggaggcagaggaggaagaagatgaagatgaatatgatgaagaggaggaagaagaggatgaAGATCGGCCTCGGAAACAGGCACGGCATGGAGGATTCATCTTGGATGAAGCTG ATGTAGATGATGAGTATGAAGATGAAGACCAATGGGAAGATGGTGCAGAGGATATTCTAGAGAAAG CCTCTAACATCGACAATGTTGTTCTGGACGAAGATCGGTCCGGAGCCCGTAGGCTTCAGAACTTATGGAG AGACCAGAGGGAAGAGGAGCTTGGAGAATATTACATGAAAAAATATGCCAAATCCTCCGTGGGAGAACA CATATATGGCGGATCTGATgagctttctgatgacatcacccagcaGCAGTTATTGCCTGGAGTCAA AGACCCCAACCTGTGGACAGTGAAATGCAAG ATTGGAGAGGAGCGTTCCACAGTCATATCTTTGATGAGAAAATTCATTGCTTACCAGTTTACAGACACG CCTTTACAGATTAAGTCCGTGGTGGCCCCTGAGCATGTGAAAGGTTATATCTATGTGGAGGCATACAAGCAGACTCATGTGAAGCAGGCCATTGAGGGGGTGGGCAACCTACGCATGGGCTACTGGAATCAGCAGATGGTGCCTATCAAAGAAATGACAGATGTGCTGAAGGTGGTGAAGGAAGTGACCAACTTAAAGCCCAAATCCTGGGTCCGCCTGAAGAGGGGTATCTACAAGGACGACATTGCTCAG GTGGATTATGTGGAGCCAAGTCAGAACACCATTTCACTGAAGATGATTCCAAGGATCGATTATGACCGGATAAAGGCCCGAATGAGTCTG AAAGACTGGTTTGCAAAGCGGAAGAGGTTCAAGAGACCACCACAGAGGCTCTTTGATGCTGAAAAGATCCG GTCCCTAGGTGGAGATGTCACCTCCGATGGGGATTTCCTAATTTTTGAGGGGAATCGCTATAGTCGGAAAGGCTTTCTGTTCAAGAGCTTTGCCATGTCAGCTGTT ATCACAGAGGGAGTGAAGCCCACTCTGTCCGAGCTGGAGAAGTTTGAAGATCAACCTGAGGGAATCGACTTGGAGGTGGTAACAGAGGGCACAG GAAAAGAACGGGAGCACAACTTGCAGCCCGGGGACAATGTTGAAGTGTGTGAAGGAGAATTGATCAATCTCCAGGGCCGAGTCCTGAGTGTGGATGGAAACAAGATCACTATTATGCCCAAACATGAGGACCTCAAG GATATGCTGGAGTTTCCTGCCCATGAACTGCACAAGTACTTCCGCATGGGAGATCATGTGAAAGTGATCGCAGGTCGCTATGAGGGAGACACAGGGCTAATAGTACGGGTTGAGGAGAACTTCGTGATCCTGTTCTCGGACCTCACCATGCATGAG CTGAAGGTACTCCCACGGGACCTTCAGCTGTGCTCAGACACAGCCTCAGGAGTGGATGTGGGGGGCCAACATGAGTGGGGAGAGTTGGTACAACTGGACCCTCAAACAGTGGGTGTCATTGTTCGTCTAGAGAGAGAAACCTTCCAG ATTCTGAATATACACGGGAAAGTGGTAACCATACGACACCAAGCTGTGACCAGGAAGAAGGACAATCGCTTTGCAGTGGCACTGGACTCCGAGCAGAACAATATTCACGTCAAAGACATTGTCAAAGTCATTGATGGGCCCCATTCG GGTAGAGAAGGAGAAATCCGCCATATTTTCCGAGGCTTTGCTTTCCTGCACTGTAAAAAGCTAGTGGAGAATGGAGGAATGTTTGTTTGCAAAACCCGCCATCTGGTCTTGGCTGGGGGCTCAAAG CCCCGAGATGTCACAAATTTTGCATTTGGTGGCTTTGCTCCAATGAGTCCACGGATCAGCAGCCCTATACACCCCAGTGGAGGAG GTCAGCGAGGTGGATTTACTGGAGGTTCGATGGGCCGTGGTCGCAGGGACAATGATTTGATTGGTCAGACAGTCCGGATATCCCAGGGACCATATAAGG GCTACATTGGAGTTGTAAAGGATGCCACAGAGTCCACGGCTCGTGTAGAGCTTCATTCCACGTGCCAGACCATCTCAGTGGACCGTCAACGCCTCACAACACT GGGCGCAAAGCGGCCAGGCGGAATGACCTCTACCCATGGCCGAACTCCCATGTATGGTTCCCAGACACCTATGTACAGCTCGGGCTCCCGGACACCTATGTATAGCTCTCAGACGCCACTCCATGATG GAAGCAGGACCCCTCACTACGGTTCCCAGACACCGCTTCATGACGGGAGCCGAACGCCAGCACAGAGTGGAGCCTGGGACCCTAACAACCCAAACACTCCTTCCAG AGTGGAGGAAGAATATGATTATGGATATGATGATGAGCCTTCACCTTCGCCACAAGGTTATGGGGGAACCCCTAATCCCCAGACCCCAGGATACCCTGACGTGCCCTCGCCACCAGTTAATGCTCAGTACAACCCACAGACACCAGGAACACCGGCCAT GTACAACACAGATCAGTTTTCTCCATATGCTGCTCCCTCGCCCCAGGGCTCCTATCAGCCGAGTCCAAGTCCACAGAGCTACCACCAGGTGGCACCAAGTCCAGTTGGTTACCAGAACACTCATTCGCCTGCCAGCTACCACCCTACGCCTTCTCCCATGGCTTACCAA GCCAGCCCAAGTCCTAGTCCTGTGGGATATAGTCCCATGACGCCTGGCGCTCCTTCCCCAGGTGGCTATAACCCCCATACCCCTGGGTCTTCTATTGAGCAAAGCTCCAGTGAATGGGTAACCACTGATATTCAGGTCAAAGTTCGTGACACCTACTCAGACAGTCAGGTAGTGAGCCAGACAGGAGTCATCCGCAGTGTGACG GGTGGTATGTGTTCAGTCTTCCTGCAGGATAGTGAGAAGGTTGTCAGCATTTCCAGTGAGCACTTAGAGCCCATTACACCAACTAAAAACAATAAG GTGAAGGTGATTTTGGGGGAGGACAGAGAAGCCACTGGCATCCTCCTGAGTATTGATGGCGAGGATGGCATTGTGCGAATGGAGCAGGATGAAAGTTTGAAGATCTTAAACCTTCGCTTCCTGGGGAAGCTGGAAACGTAG